One window of the Penaeus monodon isolate SGIC_2016 chromosome 1, NSTDA_Pmon_1, whole genome shotgun sequence genome contains the following:
- the LOC119579561 gene encoding emerin homolog 1-like isoform X1 — translation MSGLTKEQLRNELVNHGIELPSSNARKSEYVELYEKHVAPVQQSKGDFSSDEEDLPNSLPIVDKASSEASFIVDGIDVSRLSDDDLYSRLQEYGATVGPIVDTTRKVYQKKLVVLMGGTVEETATYNGDVDQEDYSDSEEEVVEEPQKTLPSTSTQSVPVSLVLQPEVRKRTIISTESERTDLVFDPELHTPSPRRSLRTVTSTSTSSESYTSRKIVNNGRSGLVRESVAKSVEEEPSAGSGKVAATVRLLVKLIFLALILVGLLFGYQYLENNPTESPFKPIEQLARQALEAAVGEEEAAKVEESVPIQEEVPPAQS, via the exons ATGTCGGGCCTGACCAAGGAACAGTTGAGAAACGAACTAGTTAACCACGGGATTGAACTCCCCTCCTCAAATGCGAGAAAAAGCGAATATGTGGAGCTTTATGAAAAACATGTCGCGCCAGTACAGCAATCTAAAGGGGATTTCTCATCTGACGAAGAAGACCTCCCTAATTCCCTCCCCATAGTTGACAAG GCATCATCAGAAGCAAGCTTTATCGTTGATGGAATAGATGTATCCAGGCTCAGTGATGATGACCTATACAGCAGACTCCAAGAATATGGGGCCACTGTTGGGCCTATTGTCG ACACAACACGCAAGGTCTACCAGAAAAAATTGGTTGTACTGATGGGAGGTACAGTAGAAGAAACAGCAACGTACAATGGCGATGTAGATCAAGAAGATTACTCAGACAGTGAGGAGGAAG TTGTAGAAGAACCACAGAAGACCCTGCCATCCACATCAACACAGTCTGTACCAGTCAGCCTTGTATTGCAGCCGGAGGTCCGCAAACGAACTATTATCAGcacag AGTCGGAGAGAACTGACTTGGTGTTTGACCCTGAACTGCACACTCCTTCTCCACGACGCTCACTCCGCACTGTCACTTCCACTTCCACGTCGTCTGAAAGCTACACATCACGGAAGATTGTCAACAACGGAAGAAG TGGGCTTGTACGAGAAAGTGTTGCCAAATCAGTGGAAGAGGAGCCCAGTGCTGGCAGTGGCAAGGTGGCTGCGACAGTTCGGTTGTTAGTCAAGTTGATCTTCTTAGCCCTCATACTTGTTGGTCTTCTCTTTGGATACCAG TATCTTGAGAACAACCCCACGGAGAGTCCTTTCAAGCCTATAGAACAGTTGGCTAGACAAGCTCTGGAAGCTGctgtaggagaggaagaggcagctAAGGTGGAGGAATCTGTACCAATCCAAGAGGAGGTCCCGCCTGCTCAATCCTAA
- the LOC119579561 gene encoding emerin homolog 1-like isoform X2, translated as MASSEASFIVDGIDVSRLSDDDLYSRLQEYGATVGPIVDTTRKVYQKKLVVLMGGTVEETATYNGDVDQEDYSDSEEEVVEEPQKTLPSTSTQSVPVSLVLQPEVRKRTIISTESERTDLVFDPELHTPSPRRSLRTVTSTSTSSESYTSRKIVNNGRSGLVRESVAKSVEEEPSAGSGKVAATVRLLVKLIFLALILVGLLFGYQYLENNPTESPFKPIEQLARQALEAAVGEEEAAKVEESVPIQEEVPPAQS; from the exons ATG GCATCATCAGAAGCAAGCTTTATCGTTGATGGAATAGATGTATCCAGGCTCAGTGATGATGACCTATACAGCAGACTCCAAGAATATGGGGCCACTGTTGGGCCTATTGTCG ACACAACACGCAAGGTCTACCAGAAAAAATTGGTTGTACTGATGGGAGGTACAGTAGAAGAAACAGCAACGTACAATGGCGATGTAGATCAAGAAGATTACTCAGACAGTGAGGAGGAAG TTGTAGAAGAACCACAGAAGACCCTGCCATCCACATCAACACAGTCTGTACCAGTCAGCCTTGTATTGCAGCCGGAGGTCCGCAAACGAACTATTATCAGcacag AGTCGGAGAGAACTGACTTGGTGTTTGACCCTGAACTGCACACTCCTTCTCCACGACGCTCACTCCGCACTGTCACTTCCACTTCCACGTCGTCTGAAAGCTACACATCACGGAAGATTGTCAACAACGGAAGAAG TGGGCTTGTACGAGAAAGTGTTGCCAAATCAGTGGAAGAGGAGCCCAGTGCTGGCAGTGGCAAGGTGGCTGCGACAGTTCGGTTGTTAGTCAAGTTGATCTTCTTAGCCCTCATACTTGTTGGTCTTCTCTTTGGATACCAG TATCTTGAGAACAACCCCACGGAGAGTCCTTTCAAGCCTATAGAACAGTTGGCTAGACAAGCTCTGGAAGCTGctgtaggagaggaagaggcagctAAGGTGGAGGAATCTGTACCAATCCAAGAGGAGGTCCCGCCTGCTCAATCCTAA